Genomic window (Streptomyces yatensis):
CCGCTCGCTTGCCGCAGCTCGTCGGCGTGGCGGGCCACGGTGTCGACGCGGTCCGCGAGCTCGATATGACGTTCCGTCAGGTGCTGATGGGCTTCGGCGAGCGGGGCGACGAGCTGGGCGGCGTCGTCGTGGGCGAGGGCGTCCGTCAGTCGGGCGATGTGGTCGCGGGCCTCGGCGGGCAGATCGGTGAGGGCGGTGACTTGCCCGGCGAGCCGCCGCAGATCGGCCGCGTTGCCCCGGGCCCATGAGGTGACGGTGCGGTCCGCGGCGCGGCGGTCACGGGTGGCCTGCACTCGCTGTTCGCCGGTGGCACCGGGGGACCCGGGTCGTACGCGCAGGTAACGACGCTCGGCGGCCTGGCGGCTCGCCACGCCCAGGGGATGGGCGAGCTCGGCCCAGCTGGCGCCCGCCTCGCGGGCCGTCTCGATCAGCCACGGCTCCCATCCGGCGAGCTGGTCCCTGACCTCCCGCAGCAGCAACAGCGCGGCCAGGGCCTGCTCCGAGCTGGTCCGGGGTGCCTCCGGCCCTCGGTCTGGTGGGGCGGTGGCGGTGCGCACGACCTCGTTGATGGCCTCCAGCGCCGCCGAGGTGGCAGGGAACGACGTGGGGGCGGGGTGGGGGGCGGGTTCGTGAGACTCCTCCGGGTTGACCATGGCGTATCCCTCCTTCGTCATCGGATCGACGACACAATCATTTGTCATCGTTCCGATGACATGCTACAACAGACGCAGGTTACAGCGCATTGGCGGTTACCGCCCAAAGACACAATCACAGTGGAGGTGTTTCACGATGTTGATGCGCACCGACCCGTTCCGCGAGCTCGACCGGCTCACCCAGCAGCTCATGGGCTCGTCCGGCACCTGGTCCAGGCCGTCCACCATGCCGATGGACGCCTACCGTGAGGGTGACGACTATGTGATCGCCCTCGACCTCCCCGGCGTCTCGACCGACGCGATCGATATCGATGTCGAGCGGAACATGCTCACCGTCAAGGCGGAGCGGCGGCCGATCACCAAGGCCGACGATGTGCAGATGGAGCTGTCCGAGCGGCCGCTCGGAGTCTTCTCCCGCCAGCTGATGCTGGCCGACACCCTCGACACCGAGCGCATCGAGGCGGACTACGAAGCAGGTGTCCTGACGCTGCGCATCCCGATCGCCGAGCGGGCCAAGCCCCGCAAGATCGCCATCGGCGAGGGCGCCGAGCGCAAGCAGATCCGGGGCTGACCCAGGGGCCCAGGAGTCCAGGGGGATTCACCATCGCGGGCGGAGGACGCCAGGAAGGCCGGGCACTCCCTTCCCGTCCTCTGCCCCGCCCTCCATGGCCTCCGGCCGCCCCTCCCGACCTCCGGCCTCCGTCCGATCTCCGCGATCACTCCCGTACACCCTGCGATCACTTGCATACACCACATCATGACGAGCGAGCATGATGAGCAAGCATGACGAGAAAGGCAATCGACCCAGCCATGCCGGTCCAGTCCGAATACGCCCCGACCGCGGCGGAGATGACGTTCGACCAGATGCTGGAGAAGGTCCGCTACGAAGGGGCCTACCCCACCCGTGAACGGGCCGAGACGGTCGTCCGTGCCGTGCTCGCCGGCCTGGGCCGGCAGCTCACCGGCGATGAGCGGGTCGACCTCGCCGCCCGTCTGCCCGTGGAGGCGGCCCGGGTGCTCGCCGAACAGATCCCCGCCCCCGAGCCCCTCACCGGCTGGGGCTTCGTCAAGGACATCGCCACCCGGGTGGGCGGCACTCCCGCCACCGCTCGCTGGGACACCGGCTCCGTCCTCAAGGTCGTCACGCAACTCGCGGGAGACGGCCTGGTGGACCGTATCCTCGCCCAGCTTCCCTCCGGCTATGCCCTCCTGTTCGGCCGGATCGAGCTGACGCGCGCGGCCTGACAGCCCCTTCCACGGGCACCGTATTCAGGCAGCCTCTTCGGGCACTCGGCCGAGCAGCGAGTGGTGCGTGGTGCGTGGTGTGGTGCGGAGTGCCGCGGATCCCGGCGCCTTTCAGCAGCGCCATCCGGACCTCCGTGCGGTGCGGATGGCGGTGCCGCCGGTGCCCGGGCTTCACGGCGGCCTCCTGGCCCTCGGACCGCCGGCCCGGCCCGTCCGCGGCTGCCGTCACAGGCTCAGCAGCAGGTCCCGGACCGATTCGGGCTGGGACAGGAACGGGTGGTGGCCGGCGTCGAGTTCGACGACGCTGTCGGCCCGGCGGGCGAACTCCCGCTGCAGCCTCGGCGGGGTGCCCCGGTCCTGGGCGCAGACGAGGTACGTCGAGGGCACCTGCTGCCATGCGGCCGCCCCGACCGGCTGCCCGGTCACCCGCACGCTCTGCCGGGCGAGGTGGTCCGCCGCCCGCGCCTGGACCTCGGGGTCGCAGTCCTGCAGGAAGGTGTCCACGAGCAGTCCGGGGCGGACCCCGAACGTGCCGGCGTCGGGGTCGACGTCGAGGAACGGGGCGGGGCTGCCGTCCCCGAAGTCCGACAGGCTCTGCCCGACCTCGGGCAGGTAGCTGGAGACCAGTAGCAGGTGGCGCACCGACCCGACGCCCGCGGCGGCTTCCGCGGTGACGATGCCGCCGTAGCTGTGGGCGACCACGACGGTCGGCTCGTCGCCGGCCCGCAGCACCTGCCGCACCGCGGCGACATCCTCGGGCAGCCCGGGACCGTCGACGCCGCCGGGCAGACCCGCCTCGCCGCAGCTCGGCAGCGCGGGTGCCACGCTCGGTACGTCCCGCTTCTCCAGCAGCTCGGCGGTGCGGTGCCACCACCACGACCCGTCCCGCACGCACGCCCCGTGCACGAAGACCACTCTCATCGCCACCACCTCCACGTCGGCATCGACCGCCCCTGCCGAATATAGACGTAGTAGCTGTTACGTGAAAAAGTAGAACCGTGGGCAGACGACCGCAACCGCAGATCAAGGAGAGGCTGCTCGACGCCTGCGCTGATTACGCCCTCACGCACGGCCTCCCCGACCGGCTCGAGCCGCTGGCCACCGCCACCGGCACCTCAGCCCGGATGCTGATCTATCACTTCGGCACCCGCGACGCCCTGCTGCGGGCCGTCCTCGGGCACGCGCGGCAACGTCAGCTCGACACCTTCGGCGACCTCCTGCGGGCGCGACCCGACGAGCCGTACACCGCCACCCTGAACCGCGCCTGGATCTCCATCACCGGCCCGGACGGGCAGCCCTACCTGCGGATGTTCGGTCAGCTGCGCGAGAGCGCGGAGCAGCAGTTGTGGCCCGACTTCCGGCGCACCGCGACGACCGACTGGCTCGGGCCGCTCGAGGACGGCCTGCGCAGCATCGGTCGGCCGGAACTCGCGACGCTCGTTCTCGCCGTCATCCGTGGTCTCCTCATGGACCTGGACGCCACCGGTGACACCACCCGCACCGACCGG
Coding sequences:
- a CDS encoding type III effector protein, which codes for MVNPEESHEPAPHPAPTSFPATSAALEAINEVVRTATAPPDRGPEAPRTSSEQALAALLLLREVRDQLAGWEPWLIETAREAGASWAELAHPLGVASRQAAERRYLRVRPGSPGATGEQRVQATRDRRAADRTVTSWARGNAADLRRLAGQVTALTDLPAEARDHIARLTDALAHDDAAQLVAPLAEAHQHLTERHIELADRVDTVARHADELRQASGDQRRGTD
- a CDS encoding Hsp20/alpha crystallin family protein; amino-acid sequence: MLMRTDPFRELDRLTQQLMGSSGTWSRPSTMPMDAYREGDDYVIALDLPGVSTDAIDIDVERNMLTVKAERRPITKADDVQMELSERPLGVFSRQLMLADTLDTERIEADYEAGVLTLRIPIAERAKPRKIAIGEGAERKQIRG
- a CDS encoding DUF2267 domain-containing protein codes for the protein MPVQSEYAPTAAEMTFDQMLEKVRYEGAYPTRERAETVVRAVLAGLGRQLTGDERVDLAARLPVEAARVLAEQIPAPEPLTGWGFVKDIATRVGGTPATARWDTGSVLKVVTQLAGDGLVDRILAQLPSGYALLFGRIELTRAA
- a CDS encoding alpha/beta fold hydrolase produces the protein MRVVFVHGACVRDGSWWWHRTAELLEKRDVPSVAPALPSCGEAGLPGGVDGPGLPEDVAAVRQVLRAGDEPTVVVAHSYGGIVTAEAAAGVGSVRHLLLVSSYLPEVGQSLSDFGDGSPAPFLDVDPDAGTFGVRPGLLVDTFLQDCDPEVQARAADHLARQSVRVTGQPVGAAAWQQVPSTYLVCAQDRGTPPRLQREFARRADSVVELDAGHHPFLSQPESVRDLLLSL
- a CDS encoding TetR/AcrR family transcriptional regulator, which codes for MGRRPQPQIKERLLDACADYALTHGLPDRLEPLATATGTSARMLIYHFGTRDALLRAVLGHARQRQLDTFGDLLRARPDEPYTATLNRAWISITGPDGQPYLRMFGQLRESAEQQLWPDFRRTATTDWLGPLEDGLRSIGRPELATLVLAVIRGLLMDLDATGDTTRTDRAFRDFLGSLDFLGSLAFLDAVEHPSSGHRRTGPPV